Proteins encoded by one window of Roseibium sp. Sym1:
- the bhcA gene encoding L-aspartate--glyoxylate aminotransferase BhcA, protein MSFQNPVFIPGPTNMPEHLRRACDMPTLDHRSPLFGEILKPALAGVKKVLKSETADIFVFPSTGTGGWETTITNTLSPGDRILAARNGMFSHRWIDMCQRHGLKVEVVEAPWGTGLPADRYEEILAKDTGHEIKAVLATHNETATGVKSDIAAVRRALNAANHPALLFVDGVSSIASMDFRMDEWGVDAAVTGSQKGFMLPPGLAIVALSPKAQAAVETAKLPRTFFDVRDMMKAYASNAYPYTPAVGLLNGLKQSCDMLLDEGLENVFARHHRIAEGVRAAVRAWGLELCAKTPDLYSDSVSAIRTPEGFNATDVVTHAAGKYGVAFGVGLGEVAGKVFRIGHLGSLTDVMTLSGLATAEMVMADLGLPVTLGSGVAAAQQYYRREPAVSAKEAA, encoded by the coding sequence ATGAGCTTCCAGAACCCAGTTTTCATCCCCGGGCCCACAAACATGCCCGAGCACCTGCGCCGGGCCTGTGACATGCCGACCCTGGACCACCGGTCACCGCTTTTCGGCGAGATCCTGAAGCCGGCCCTTGCGGGCGTCAAAAAGGTCCTGAAATCCGAGACGGCGGACATCTTCGTGTTTCCGTCCACCGGCACCGGCGGCTGGGAGACCACGATCACCAACACCCTGAGCCCGGGCGACAGGATCCTGGCAGCCCGCAACGGCATGTTCAGCCATCGCTGGATCGACATGTGCCAGCGTCACGGCCTGAAGGTCGAGGTCGTCGAGGCGCCCTGGGGCACCGGCCTGCCGGCGGACCGCTACGAGGAGATCCTGGCGAAGGATACCGGCCACGAGATCAAGGCGGTCCTGGCGACCCACAACGAAACCGCCACCGGCGTCAAGTCAGATATCGCCGCCGTCCGTCGCGCGCTGAATGCCGCCAATCACCCGGCGCTCTTGTTCGTCGACGGCGTCAGTTCGATTGCCTCGATGGATTTCCGCATGGACGAATGGGGTGTCGATGCCGCCGTTACCGGCTCGCAGAAGGGCTTCATGCTGCCGCCGGGCCTGGCGATCGTCGCCCTGTCGCCGAAGGCGCAGGCCGCTGTCGAGACCGCGAAACTGCCGCGCACCTTCTTCGATGTCCGCGACATGATGAAGGCCTATGCGAGCAACGCCTATCCCTATACGCCGGCCGTCGGCCTGCTCAACGGACTGAAGCAGAGCTGCGACATGCTGCTCGACGAAGGGCTGGAGAACGTCTTTGCCCGTCATCACCGCATCGCCGAGGGCGTCCGCGCCGCCGTCCGCGCCTGGGGCCTGGAGCTCTGCGCCAAGACTCCGGACCTCTATTCGGACAGCGTCAGCGCGATCCGCACGCCCGAAGGCTTCAACGCCACCGATGTCGTCACCCATGCCGCCGGGAAATACGGTGTCGCGTTCGGCGTCGGCCTCGGGGAGGTCGCGGGCAAGGTGTTCCGCATCGGCCATCTGGGCAGCCTGACCGACGTCATGACCCTGTCGGGCCTGGCAACCGCCGAAATGGTCATGGCCGATCTCGGCCTGCCCGTCACACTCGGCTCCGGCGTCGCCGCCGCCCAGCAATACTACCGCCGTGAACCCGCCGTTTCTGCAAAGGAAGCCGCATGA
- the bhcB gene encoding beta-hydroxyaspartate dehydratase BhcB, translated as MKTDALTPDIPTLEDMLVAHERIKPHIHRTPVLTSSFLNELTGAKLFFKCENFQKAGAFKVRGASNAVFGLDEETARAGVATHSSGNHALSLSYAAGRRGIPCHVVMPKTAPQAKKDAVRGYGGIITECEPSTSSREAVFAEVQQKTGAEFVHPYNDPRVIAGQGTCSKELMEQTDGLDAVIAPIGGGGMVSGTCLTLSNLAPEVKIYAAEPEQADDAARSFRAGHIIADDAPNTVADGLKVPLKELTWHFVSNHVTDILTASEQEIIDAMRLTWARMKIVMEPSSAVPLATILKNRDVFAGKRVGVIITGGNVDLGKLPWML; from the coding sequence ATGAAAACCGATGCCCTGACCCCTGACATCCCGACGCTCGAGGACATGCTGGTCGCCCATGAGCGCATCAAGCCCCATATCCACCGCACGCCGGTGCTGACCTCCTCGTTCCTCAACGAGCTGACCGGTGCCAAGCTCTTTTTCAAGTGCGAGAATTTCCAGAAGGCCGGCGCCTTCAAGGTGCGCGGCGCCTCCAACGCGGTCTTCGGCCTTGACGAAGAGACCGCCAGGGCCGGTGTTGCCACGCATTCCTCCGGCAACCACGCGCTGAGCCTGTCCTACGCGGCTGGCCGGCGCGGCATTCCCTGCCACGTGGTCATGCCGAAGACGGCCCCGCAGGCGAAGAAGGACGCGGTGCGCGGCTATGGCGGCATCATCACCGAATGCGAGCCGTCGACCTCCAGCCGCGAGGCTGTCTTTGCCGAGGTCCAACAGAAGACCGGCGCGGAATTCGTGCATCCCTACAATGACCCGCGTGTCATCGCCGGGCAGGGCACCTGTTCGAAGGAACTCATGGAACAGACCGACGGACTGGACGCGGTGATCGCCCCGATCGGCGGCGGCGGTATGGTCTCCGGCACCTGCCTGACGCTGTCGAACCTGGCGCCGGAAGTGAAGATCTACGCGGCCGAACCGGAACAGGCCGACGATGCCGCGCGCAGCTTCCGCGCCGGTCACATCATCGCCGACGACGCGCCGAATACCGTCGCGGATGGACTGAAAGTGCCGCTCAAGGAGCTGACCTGGCACTTCGTCTCCAACCACGTCACCGACATCCTGACCGCCTCGGAGCAGGAAATCATCGACGCCATGCGCCTGACCTGGGCGCGGATGAAGATCGTGATGGAACCATCCTCTGCCGTGCCGCTGGCGACCATCCTGAAGAACAGGGACGTCTTCGCGGGCAAACGCGTTGGGGTCATCATCACCGGCGGCAATGTCGATCTCGGCAAATTGCCCTGGATGCTTTGA
- the bhcC gene encoding 3-hydroxy-D-aspartate aldolase BhcC has product MNAQTGFEKLEVGYDIPALPGMDEADIQTPCLVLDLDALERNIRKMGDYAKAHGMRHRVHGKMHKSVDVAKLQERLGGAVGVCCQKVSEAEVFARGGIRDILVSNQVRDPKKIDRLARLPKLGARTIVCVDDIANVAELSEAAARNDTEIEVFIEIDCGAGRCGVTTSEAVVEIAKAVDAAENLKFTGIQAYQGAMQHLDSYEARKDKLDIAIAMVRDAVEALKAAGLEPELVSGGGTGSYYFESNSGVYNELQCGSYAFMDADYGRILDKDGKRIDQGEWENAFFILTQVMSHAKADKAICDAGLKAQSVDSGLPFIYGRDDVEYVKCSDEHGVIADPKGVLKVGEKLKLVPGHCDPTANVHDWYVGVRNGKVETVWPVSARGKAY; this is encoded by the coding sequence ATGAACGCACAAACCGGATTTGAAAAACTCGAAGTCGGCTACGACATTCCCGCCCTGCCGGGCATGGACGAGGCCGATATCCAGACACCGTGCCTGGTGCTCGATCTCGACGCCCTGGAGCGCAACATCAGGAAGATGGGCGACTACGCCAAAGCCCACGGCATGCGCCACCGGGTGCACGGCAAGATGCACAAGTCGGTCGATGTCGCGAAGCTGCAGGAGCGTCTCGGCGGCGCCGTCGGCGTCTGCTGCCAGAAGGTCTCGGAGGCGGAAGTCTTCGCCCGCGGCGGCATCAGGGACATCCTGGTCTCCAACCAGGTGCGCGATCCGAAGAAGATCGACCGGCTGGCCCGGCTGCCGAAACTCGGTGCCCGCACGATCGTCTGTGTCGATGACATTGCCAATGTCGCCGAGCTGTCCGAAGCCGCCGCCAGGAACGACACCGAAATCGAGGTCTTCATCGAGATCGATTGCGGCGCCGGCCGCTGCGGCGTCACCACCAGCGAGGCGGTCGTCGAGATTGCGAAGGCGGTCGATGCCGCCGAAAACCTGAAATTCACCGGCATCCAGGCCTATCAGGGCGCCATGCAGCATCTCGACAGCTATGAGGCCCGCAAGGACAAACTCGACATCGCCATTGCCATGGTCAGGGACGCGGTCGAGGCGCTGAAGGCGGCCGGCCTCGAACCGGAACTCGTCTCGGGCGGTGGCACCGGCTCCTACTACTTCGAGTCCAATTCCGGCGTCTACAACGAGTTGCAATGCGGCTCCTACGCCTTCATGGACGCCGATTACGGCCGGATCCTCGACAAGGACGGCAAGCGGATCGACCAGGGCGAGTGGGAGAACGCGTTCTTCATCCTCACCCAGGTGATGAGCCACGCCAAGGCCGACAAGGCGATCTGCGACGCGGGGCTGAAAGCCCAGTCCGTCGACAGCGGCCTGCCTTTCATCTACGGCCGCGACGATGTCGAATACGTCAAATGCTCGGACGAGCACGGCGTCATCGCCGACCCGAAGGGCGTCCTGAAAGTGGGCGAAAAACTGAAGCTGGTCCCGGGCCACTGCGACCCGACCGCCAATGTGCACGACTGGTATGTCGGCGTTCGCAACGGCAAGGTCGAGACGGTCTGGCCGGTGTCGGCCCGCGGCAAGGCTTACTGA